The genomic interval GTCCGGTTCTATAGTAGAGATGGAATTCAGAAACAACCATCAACTATAACCCCAAAAGAACCAGATTCCTTAAACAACATAGAGGAAGAATGAAGGAAATATCTTATCGAGGTAATCATATTTCTTTCGATAAATATGCTCTTCAGTCACTTGAACCTGCTTGGATTACATCTCGACAAATAGGAGCAGGCCGACAAGCAATGACATGAAATACATGTCGTGGTGGAAAAATATGGGTACGTATATTTCCAGACAAACCAGTTACACTAAGACCCGCAGAAACACATATGAGTTTAGGAAAAGGATCCCCTGAATATTTGGTAGCTGTTGTTAAACCGGGGCGAATACTTTATGAAATGGGTGGAGTAACAGAACATATATCCAGAAGGGTTATTTCACTAGCAGCATCCAAAATACCTATACGAACTCAATTCATTATTTCGTAatgtaatagacaaaaatgtAGAAAGGGCTCTTAGATATGAAACAAAACcacatgtttctttttttttggacaaaaatatttctttttttttcttctcccttTGCATTCAAATAACGgattaaaaaaatgattcaaCCTCAGAACCATTTAAATATAGCAGATAATAGCGGGACTCGAGAATTGGTGTGTATTCAAATCATAGGAGCTAGCAATCGTCGATATGCTCATATTGGTGATGTTATGGTTGCTGTGATCAAAGAAGCAATACCAAATATGCCCCTAGAAAGATTAGAAGTTGTCGGGGCTGTAATTGTGTGTACCTGTAAAGAACTCAAACGTGACAACGGGATAATAATACGATATGATGACAATGCTGCGGTTGTTATTGATCAAGAAGGAAATCCAAAAGGAACTCAAATTTTTGGTGCAATCGCCCGGGAATTGAGAGAATTAAATTGTACTAAAATAGTTTCATTAGTTCCCTAGGTATTATAAAATGAAATTGTGATCTGTTTCTAGTAGGGTATTTGAAAGAAATAGATTAATTAGTAGATTGTGTCTCACTCATATATCTTTAATAATTCatatcatattcaaaaataaataagtaaaaaacacgttgattatataaaatttggAGAACCCAATAATTTTAGTTCATCATGGGCAGGGACACTATTGCTGAGATAATAACTTCTATACGAAATGCTGATATGGATCAAAAAAGGGTGGTTCGGATAGCATCTAAAAATATTACCGAAAATATTGTTCAAATACTTTTACGAGGGGGTTTTATCGAAAACGTGAGAAAACATCGAGaaaacaacaaatattttttggttttaaccCTACGACATAGAAGGAAT from Capsicum annuum cultivar UCD-10X-F1 unplaced genomic scaffold, UCD10Xv1.1 ctg30341, whole genome shotgun sequence carries:
- the LOC124891095 gene encoding 50S ribosomal protein L14, chloroplastic-like, with protein sequence MIQPQNHLNIADNSGTRELVCIQIIGASNRRYAHIGDVMVAVIKEAIPNMPLERLEVVGAVIVCTCKELKRDNGIIIRYDDNAAVVIDQEGNPKGTQIFGAIARELRELN